The following proteins are encoded in a genomic region of Hymenobacter siberiensis:
- a CDS encoding sugar transferase, translating to MSTPASLYARHGKRLLDLALAGPLLLLALPLLAGAAALAAGQNRGRWLFRQLRPGWHGRLFTLYKLQTMTDARDAAGQPLPDAARLPPLGRWLRATSLDELPQLWNIVRGDLSLVGPRPLLPEYLPLYSPAQARRHAVRPGLTGWAQVNGRNAISWEEKFVFDVWYVDHLSLRLDLLILWRTAGRVLGARGINTPGQATTTAFRGSPPPPPSS from the coding sequence GTGTCCACCCCTGCTTCCCTTTACGCCCGCCACGGCAAGCGCCTGCTCGACCTCGCGCTGGCCGGGCCGCTGCTGCTGCTCGCGCTGCCGCTGCTGGCGGGTGCGGCGGCGCTGGCGGCCGGCCAGAACCGGGGCCGCTGGCTGTTTCGGCAGCTGCGGCCGGGCTGGCACGGGCGGCTTTTCACGCTCTACAAGCTGCAAACCATGACCGACGCCCGCGACGCTGCCGGCCAGCCGCTGCCCGATGCCGCGCGCCTGCCCCCGCTGGGCCGCTGGCTGCGCGCTACCTCCCTCGATGAATTGCCCCAGCTCTGGAACATTGTGCGCGGCGATTTGAGTCTGGTAGGCCCGCGCCCGCTGCTGCCCGAGTACCTGCCGCTGTACTCGCCGGCGCAGGCCCGCCGCCACGCCGTGCGCCCCGGCCTTACTGGTTGGGCGCAGGTAAACGGCCGCAATGCCATCAGCTGGGAGGAAAAATTCGTGTTTGATGTCTGGTACGTGGACCACCTTTCGCTGCGGCTCGACCTGCTTATTCTGTGGCGCACCGCCGGGCGGGTGCTGGGCGCGCGCGGCATCAATACGCCCGGGCAGGCCACTACTACGGCCTTTCGGGGCAGTCCGCCACCACCGCCTTCTTCGTAA
- the ispE gene encoding 4-(cytidine 5'-diphospho)-2-C-methyl-D-erythritol kinase, translating to MLVFPNAKLNLGLYVTQRRPDGFHTLESVFVPLPWTDAFEMLPAAPGHPTSLTLTGRPIPGDPATNLCVRAYELLQADFPELPPAQLYLHKIVPIGAGLGGGSADAAFALRAANDLFRLNLSAETLEGYARRLGSDCAFFIQNKPVLAVEKGDVFEEISLRLTGMACVVVYPNLHISTAEAYACISPQPPQHSLREALAQPMSTWRATVSNDFETALTPSHPVLAEIKQQLYNAGATYASLSGSGSAVYGLWESGEPVAMTWPTAYAVWQGLL from the coding sequence ATGCTCGTCTTCCCCAACGCCAAGCTCAACCTCGGCCTCTACGTTACCCAGCGCCGGCCCGATGGGTTCCACACCCTCGAATCAGTCTTCGTACCCCTGCCCTGGACCGATGCTTTTGAGATGCTGCCCGCCGCCCCCGGCCATCCTACTAGCCTCACCCTCACCGGCCGCCCCATTCCCGGCGACCCGGCCACCAATCTCTGCGTGCGGGCCTACGAGCTGTTGCAGGCCGATTTTCCCGAGCTGCCGCCGGCGCAGCTGTACCTGCATAAAATAGTGCCCATCGGGGCGGGCCTGGGCGGGGGCTCGGCCGATGCCGCCTTCGCCCTGCGGGCTGCCAACGACCTGTTCCGTCTCAATCTTTCGGCGGAAACCCTGGAAGGCTACGCCCGCCGCCTGGGCTCCGACTGCGCCTTCTTCATCCAAAACAAGCCGGTGCTGGCCGTAGAAAAAGGCGACGTATTCGAAGAAATCAGCCTGCGCCTGACTGGTATGGCCTGCGTGGTGGTGTATCCCAACCTCCACATCAGTACCGCCGAGGCGTATGCCTGCATCAGCCCGCAGCCGCCGCAGCACTCGTTGCGCGAGGCGCTGGCGCAACCCATGAGCACCTGGCGCGCCACCGTAAGCAACGACTTCGAAACGGCCCTCACGCCCAGCCACCCGGTGCTGGCCGAGATTAAGCAGCAGTTGTACAACGCCGGCGCTACTTACGCGAGCCTGTCGGGCTCTGGCTCGGCCGTGTATGGCTTGTGGGAAAGCGGGGAGCCAGTGGCCATGACGTGGCCGACAGCGTACGCAGTGTGGCAGGGCTTATTGTGA
- a CDS encoding DMT family transporter — protein MLRDYLKLHFIVLLWGFTAILGKLLTVPPVELVFWRTLLAAAGLTVLLAGRRQAWRVSAGQAVRLLAVGALVAAHWITFFLAARLSSVSVCLAGLATLALWTSLLEPLLLWRRVRGYEVGLGLITMVGLYLVSQAELDQLLGLGVAVLSAGLSALFSVLNSKLIKTHPPLRLTFYEMAGACLSIVLFFPIYSHYFTQGRGLQLAWHGYDWLWLGLLAGVCTVYAFSTSVELMKRISPFAVNLTINLEPVYGISMAAAIYWLHTKGLLHAPQFNGERMSTGFYIGTLLIVLSVLIHPLVARLMKDKQPDLEPAMPV, from the coding sequence GTGCTCCGCGACTACCTCAAGCTTCATTTCATTGTGCTCCTGTGGGGCTTCACGGCCATATTGGGCAAGCTGCTGACGGTGCCACCGGTGGAGCTGGTGTTCTGGCGCACGCTGCTGGCGGCGGCCGGTCTGACGGTACTACTGGCGGGGCGGCGGCAGGCCTGGCGCGTATCGGCGGGGCAGGCGGTGCGGTTGCTGGCGGTGGGCGCGCTGGTAGCGGCGCACTGGATTACCTTCTTTCTGGCGGCGCGGCTGTCGTCCGTTAGCGTGTGCCTGGCGGGGCTGGCCACGCTGGCGCTCTGGACCTCGCTGCTGGAGCCGCTGCTGCTGTGGCGGCGGGTGCGCGGCTACGAGGTGGGGCTAGGTTTGATTACCATGGTGGGGCTGTACCTGGTGAGCCAGGCCGAACTCGACCAGCTGCTGGGCCTGGGCGTAGCGGTGCTCTCGGCGGGCCTGTCGGCACTGTTCAGCGTGCTGAACTCGAAGCTGATTAAGACGCATCCGCCGCTACGACTCACCTTTTACGAGATGGCGGGGGCTTGTTTGAGCATCGTGCTGTTCTTCCCTATTTACAGCCATTATTTCACGCAGGGACGGGGCTTGCAGCTGGCGTGGCACGGCTACGACTGGCTCTGGCTGGGCCTGCTGGCGGGCGTGTGCACAGTATATGCCTTCTCCACATCGGTAGAATTGATGAAGCGAATTTCGCCTTTTGCGGTGAATCTGACCATTAATCTGGAGCCGGTATATGGCATTTCGATGGCAGCGGCCATTTATTGGCTGCACACCAAAGGACTGCTGCACGCGCCGCAGTTCAACGGCGAGCGCATGAGTACGGGCTTCTACATTGGCACCCTGCTCATCGTGCTCAGCGTGCTGATTCACCCATTGGTGGCGCGCCTGATGAAGGACAAGCAGCCGGACCTGGAGCCAGCCATGCCGGTTTGA
- a CDS encoding LptF/LptG family permease, with translation MNILDKYIIKKFLAAFFFSVVILVTVICVIDFTEKNDDFIQHNLPISKIIFGYYIYLFPYFANLLSPITIFIAVVFVTAQLAARTEIVAILASGVSFRRLMLPYAMGGAVVGLLIFGLIGWVLPIGNKSRVAFERAYIKLPYRFQGRNVHIKIGPRSYVYMESYDNLSNIGFHFALETVDSTILKRRLTADAINWDSTKQVWHLSPQLVRTFRGAQDETLQTVPARDTTLNLFPKDFASTYKLAETMTLPELNAYIKTKIERGADDTQLYLSEKYERYAYPFSIVILTLIGVTLSARKSRAGVGGQIALGFVLAFVFIIFVMLSRNLAQVGSMSPLVAAWVPSTVFSVIGLALYRFVPK, from the coding sequence ATGAATATCCTCGACAAATACATCATTAAGAAATTTCTCGCCGCGTTTTTCTTCTCGGTGGTAATTCTCGTGACGGTGATTTGCGTGATTGATTTCACGGAGAAAAACGACGACTTTATTCAGCATAATCTGCCGATATCGAAAATTATTTTCGGCTATTATATTTATTTGTTTCCCTATTTCGCCAACCTGCTGTCGCCGATTACCATTTTTATTGCCGTCGTGTTTGTGACGGCGCAACTGGCGGCGCGGACGGAAATTGTGGCTATTCTGGCCAGTGGCGTGAGCTTCCGGCGGCTGATGCTGCCCTACGCCATGGGTGGTGCGGTGGTGGGACTGCTGATATTCGGGTTGATTGGCTGGGTGCTGCCCATCGGCAATAAGTCGCGGGTGGCGTTTGAGCGGGCGTACATCAAACTGCCCTACCGGTTTCAGGGGCGTAACGTGCACATCAAAATCGGGCCGCGCAGCTACGTGTACATGGAGAGCTACGACAACCTGAGCAACATCGGCTTCCATTTTGCGCTCGAAACCGTGGACAGTACCATCCTTAAGCGCCGCCTCACGGCCGATGCCATCAACTGGGATTCGACTAAGCAGGTCTGGCACCTCTCGCCGCAGCTGGTACGCACCTTCAGAGGCGCGCAGGACGAAACCCTGCAAACCGTGCCCGCCCGCGACACCACCCTGAACCTCTTTCCGAAGGACTTTGCCAGCACCTACAAGCTGGCCGAAACCATGACCCTGCCGGAGCTGAACGCCTACATTAAAACTAAAATAGAGCGCGGGGCCGACGACACCCAGCTCTACCTGAGCGAGAAATACGAGCGGTACGCATACCCGTTTTCCATCGTTATTCTGACCCTGATTGGGGTGACGCTCAGCGCCCGCAAGTCGCGGGCCGGGGTGGGTGGGCAAATTGCGCTGGGGTTCGTGCTGGCCTTCGTATTCATCATTTTCGTGATGCTGAGCCGCAACTTGGCGCAGGTGGGCAGCATGTCGCCACTGGTGGCGGCGTGGGTGCCCAGCACCGTATTCTCGGTAATCGGGCTGGCGCTGTACCGGTTTGTGCCGAAATAA
- the tgt gene encoding tRNA guanosine(34) transglycosylase Tgt, with protein MTFDLLAQDPATKARAGRLETAHGTIETPIFMPVGTAGTVKAVSQATLKDDVQAQIILGNTYHLYLRPGLDVLRAAGGLHKFNGWDRPILTDSGGYQVYSLSNTRKIKEEGVKFRSHIDGSQHLFSPEGVMDIQRVIGADIIMAFDECTPWPCEYDYAARSLDMTHRWLKRCIARFDSTEGLYGYEQALFPIVQGSTFKDLRIKSAEFIAEQGRAGNAIGGLSVGEPAELMYEMTELVCDILPKDKPRYLMGVGTPANILENIALGVDMFDCVMPTRNARNGMLFTTQGIMNVTNLKFATDFTPIDPVLEGAASNFYTRAYVRHLFQCQEMLGPQIASAHNLTFYLWLVKEARKEIIAGTFGPWKERMVKQLMTRL; from the coding sequence ATGACCTTCGACCTCCTCGCCCAAGACCCCGCCACCAAGGCCCGCGCCGGCCGCCTCGAAACGGCCCACGGCACCATAGAAACGCCCATTTTTATGCCCGTGGGCACGGCCGGCACCGTGAAGGCCGTGAGCCAAGCCACGCTGAAGGACGATGTGCAGGCCCAAATTATCCTTGGCAACACCTACCACCTCTACCTGCGCCCGGGCCTCGATGTGCTGCGGGCGGCCGGCGGCCTGCACAAGTTTAATGGCTGGGACCGGCCCATTCTCACGGATTCGGGCGGCTACCAGGTGTACTCGCTCAGCAATACCCGGAAGATTAAGGAAGAGGGCGTGAAATTTCGCTCGCACATTGATGGCAGCCAGCATTTGTTCTCCCCGGAGGGCGTGATGGACATTCAGCGCGTGATTGGGGCCGATATTATCATGGCTTTTGATGAGTGCACGCCCTGGCCCTGCGAGTACGACTACGCCGCCCGCTCCCTCGATATGACGCACCGGTGGCTGAAGCGCTGCATTGCACGCTTCGACAGCACCGAGGGCCTCTATGGCTACGAGCAGGCGCTATTTCCGATTGTGCAGGGCAGCACTTTCAAGGACTTACGCATCAAATCGGCCGAGTTCATTGCCGAGCAGGGCCGGGCCGGCAACGCCATCGGCGGCCTGAGCGTGGGCGAGCCCGCCGAGCTGATGTACGAGATGACCGAGCTGGTGTGCGACATCCTGCCCAAGGACAAGCCGCGCTACCTGATGGGCGTGGGCACCCCGGCCAACATATTAGAAAACATTGCGTTGGGCGTGGATATGTTCGACTGCGTGATGCCGACCCGCAACGCCCGCAACGGCATGCTGTTCACCACGCAGGGTATTATGAACGTGACGAACCTGAAATTCGCCACCGATTTCACGCCCATCGACCCGGTGCTGGAGGGCGCGGCCAGCAACTTCTACACCCGGGCCTACGTGCGCCACCTCTTTCAGTGTCAGGAGATGCTGGGGCCGCAAATCGCCTCGGCCCACAACCTCACATTTTACCTGTGGCTGGTGAAGGAAGCCCGCAAGGAAATCATCGCCGGCACGTTTGGGCCGTGGAAAGAGCGCATGGTGAAGCAATTGATGACGCGGTTGTAG